A single window of Rhizobium indicum DNA harbors:
- a CDS encoding glycosyltransferase family 2 protein gives MTEMDMSTMSGIRVAVVIPAYNARNYLAQTLQSAIDQTHRALEIVIVDDGSTDDTASICRHFAASDPRIRIVSTENRGVAAARNTGIEASKSDYIAFLDADDLWHRTYIERMLSALHPLPNTWGAVYALHRHIDPEGYCTRSGSSLNARDTIFNRHLVFRFVGNGSGFMVRRAVIEKIGGYDSSYARQGIGGCEDFDFELRTAEHFKIETVPLGLVGYRIHSAAMSSDRSQMALSLLAVTEQCIARNPQLPTFVANCARASAHLYAFSKFAALKDWRRAATSLKHIYHHSPMLASDVLYKLILSKADRAARRTLSKAWPVREQKRKNFKKFEEIDPLVPLVGGWSRFRTKALFRRLSEIDRSGECSAATSSQEA, from the coding sequence GTGACGGAGATGGATATGTCAACGATGTCCGGGATTCGGGTGGCCGTCGTGATCCCCGCCTATAACGCCAGAAACTACCTTGCCCAGACGCTCCAGTCCGCCATCGACCAGACCCACAGGGCGCTGGAGATCGTCATCGTCGACGACGGCTCGACGGACGACACTGCCTCGATCTGCCGCCATTTTGCCGCGAGTGATCCAAGGATCCGGATTGTCTCGACTGAAAACCGTGGCGTCGCCGCGGCCCGCAACACCGGGATTGAAGCATCGAAATCCGACTATATCGCCTTCCTCGATGCCGACGACCTATGGCATCGGACCTATATCGAAAGAATGCTTTCGGCTCTCCATCCCCTGCCGAATACCTGGGGCGCGGTCTATGCCCTTCACCGTCACATCGATCCCGAGGGATATTGCACGAGATCCGGTTCGTCACTGAACGCCAGGGACACCATTTTCAACCGTCATCTCGTATTCCGCTTCGTCGGCAATGGCAGCGGCTTCATGGTTCGCCGCGCTGTCATTGAGAAGATCGGTGGCTACGATTCAAGTTACGCCAGGCAGGGTATCGGAGGATGCGAGGATTTCGACTTCGAACTTCGTACAGCCGAGCATTTCAAGATCGAGACGGTGCCGTTGGGTCTAGTGGGATATCGTATTCACTCAGCAGCCATGTCTTCCGACAGGTCGCAAATGGCGCTATCGCTTCTGGCTGTGACCGAGCAATGTATCGCCCGCAATCCACAGCTTCCGACTTTTGTCGCCAATTGCGCCCGCGCGTCGGCGCATCTTTATGCATTTTCAAAATTTGCCGCTTTGAAAGATTGGCGCCGCGCCGCGACCTCGCTCAAGCACATTTATCATCATAGCCCAATGCTTGCTTCCGACGTCCTATACAAATTGATCCTTTCAAAAGCCGACAGAGCCGCACGCAGGACATTGTCCAAAGCCTGGCCGGTCAGGGAACAAAAGAGAAAGAATTTCAAGAAATTCGAAGAGATAGACCCCCTTGTCCCATTGGTTGGCGGTTGGTCACGCTTCAGGACGAAGGCATTGTTCAGGCGCTTGTCGGAGATCGATCGGTCCGGCGAATGCTCTGCGGCGACCTCGTCGCAGGAGGCTTGA
- a CDS encoding ABC transporter ATP-binding protein, with product MNRFRKPPSAMPARAYNLVVASRFRELRQLVPALRLKMTVMIILGILTGFSEMVGITFLVSLVFLLGQQGPVSGSAVAWLPAFFGGIDLSLSKPVLIGILIGSILFRIFLGCANSLIASAVNHRISDRMRDRLYAKVLTMPFQRFQDYERSDLINVIATESYAVSSAHASLVRLGVNFGTIVIFGVGMLVMAWPIALLALAFGFIHNFVLGFFAGAYRRLGASALAAVEALTQLSWTTLQTLKAVKSFGMEKRHQQLFEALSNDVGQTWRRSDWMGAITSLLSEILTFGVILTIILSSEFLPVDFKAALSATILLYRLQPHIKGFDSQILSLYEMEASLQNVLALLSEKDDIKQASQGEKVSRLAEAIVFHNVSFAYERSNAPAVHDLSFAIRAGETTAVTGPSGSGKTTILNMILDLNPPTQGRITVDGKDLTTIDRSSWLQLLSVSGQDVELMEGTVLDNIRFRRDISEQDIRWAADVACATEFINDLPYGFDEWLGDEAIRLSGGQRQRIGLARALASRPQILLLDEATSALDEETEMRVFSAMKEDAGRTLIVVSHRPAVARLMKNRIDLRPPAPTSKLG from the coding sequence ATGAATAGGTTTCGAAAGCCGCCTTCCGCTATGCCCGCAAGAGCCTACAACCTGGTCGTTGCGTCTCGGTTTCGCGAGCTTCGGCAACTCGTACCGGCGCTGCGGCTCAAGATGACGGTGATGATCATCCTGGGAATTCTCACAGGGTTCTCCGAAATGGTCGGCATCACCTTTCTGGTCAGCCTCGTCTTTCTTCTCGGGCAGCAAGGTCCCGTTTCCGGCTCCGCCGTGGCATGGCTTCCGGCGTTTTTTGGCGGCATCGACCTCAGTCTTTCGAAGCCTGTCCTGATCGGCATTCTTATCGGCTCCATCCTGTTCCGGATTTTTTTGGGATGCGCCAATTCGCTCATTGCAAGCGCAGTCAACCACCGGATTAGCGACCGCATGCGAGACCGCCTCTACGCCAAGGTCTTGACCATGCCCTTCCAGCGTTTTCAGGACTATGAGCGCAGCGACCTGATCAACGTCATCGCGACCGAATCCTATGCGGTGTCGTCGGCGCATGCCAGCCTCGTACGTCTGGGGGTCAATTTCGGTACGATTGTGATTTTCGGCGTCGGCATGCTGGTCATGGCCTGGCCGATCGCCTTGCTCGCGCTCGCCTTCGGCTTCATCCATAATTTTGTATTGGGTTTCTTTGCCGGTGCCTACCGCCGTCTCGGTGCCTCTGCACTGGCTGCCGTCGAAGCCTTGACACAGTTGAGCTGGACAACGCTACAGACTTTGAAGGCCGTCAAAAGCTTCGGCATGGAAAAGCGCCATCAACAACTCTTCGAGGCGCTTTCCAACGACGTCGGCCAGACCTGGCGCCGGTCGGACTGGATGGGAGCGATAACCTCGCTTCTCAGCGAAATACTGACCTTCGGGGTCATCCTGACGATCATTCTGTCCTCGGAATTCCTGCCGGTGGATTTCAAGGCAGCGCTCTCGGCCACGATCCTTCTTTACAGGCTTCAGCCGCATATCAAGGGATTTGATTCCCAGATTCTCAGCCTTTACGAGATGGAAGCGTCCCTGCAAAACGTACTGGCGCTGCTTTCGGAGAAGGATGACATCAAGCAGGCCTCGCAAGGGGAGAAGGTAAGCCGCCTGGCGGAAGCAATTGTCTTCCACAACGTCTCGTTCGCCTATGAGCGATCGAACGCGCCGGCAGTTCACGATCTCAGCTTCGCAATCAGAGCAGGCGAGACGACGGCTGTGACGGGGCCAAGCGGCTCCGGCAAAACCACAATCCTCAACATGATTCTCGATCTCAATCCGCCGACCCAGGGCCGGATCACGGTCGACGGCAAGGATCTGACAACCATCGACCGTTCCAGCTGGCTGCAACTGCTCTCCGTGTCGGGCCAGGACGTTGAACTGATGGAGGGCACGGTCCTCGACAACATCCGGTTTCGCCGCGATATCTCGGAGCAGGATATCCGCTGGGCGGCCGATGTGGCCTGCGCAACGGAGTTCATCAACGATCTGCCGTACGGCTTCGATGAATGGCTGGGCGACGAGGCGATCCGGCTTTCGGGCGGGCAAAGGCAGCGCATAGGTTTGGCGCGCGCGCTCGCCAGCCGGCCTCAAATCCTGCTGTTGGACGAAGCGACAAGCGCGCTCGACGAAGAGACCGAGATGCGGGTGTTTTCGGCGATGAAAGAAGACGCCGGCAGAACGCTCATCGTCGTTAGCCATCGACCCGCTGTGGCCAGGCTGATGAAGAATCGGATCGATCTCCGCCCTCCCGCTCCCACGTCGAAGCTCGGGTGA